In Terriglobales bacterium, one DNA window encodes the following:
- a CDS encoding DUF3488 and transglutaminase-like domain-containing protein, with protein sequence MAAGEKLDLISILTPPAPPQPSTFRGVIEQYFQISLYLLVATGFITLTTTGRLDAFSLVAVSAALLFRGYLMLRHRTLLISERWTSYLTLFYVVFYAADVFLVSGSFVNATVHLVLFIMVVKLFSVQRHRDQVYLVIISFLEVLAAAVLTVDTIFFGAFCVFLLLVVATFISMEMKRSAAAVSSALPAPPLPNAPRRMARIVSILALLMTFAVVVGAAGIFFVLPRLSAGYLSAYAPRNEFVSGFSDHVQLGEIGRIKQSDSVVMHIQIDGDRGSYADLKWRGVALGLFDGKEWTNPQSSRMEAFASSPRYDPEVRLTGMGRYNLSRTQVNVRNLPPDREDLRAFKPLFYKILMEPIGTNVLFLAPVPVTLQARMAEVALDDGGAVYNMDRNRMTESYSATSLIAQPRRERMRSASGTAPPDLVLNYLQLPTRVDPRVVELSRKITENSTGAYDKASAVENYLRTHYGYSLQMATTPPADPLVYFLFERKEGHCEYFASAMAIMLRTVGIPARIVNGFRGGEYNDLTGSYIVRARDAHSWVEAYIPGYAWVSFDPTPADPKPAAGQMHRFLLYLDAAREFWREWVINYDFLHQRTLTISAMARGRSAGDQARGWFRRYYLQLLARAKRVHVEAERRPRTWVMTALLAIILCVLLVNARSIWHAMRRHRVARNPIKAPQAAATVWYSRMTRSLAGKGFPKRPAQTPREFVASIADPPLQRSVADFTRHYERARFGKSPEDAARLPELYAEIKSQ encoded by the coding sequence GTGGCGGCCGGCGAAAAACTTGACCTCATCTCCATCCTCACGCCGCCCGCGCCTCCCCAGCCCTCCACCTTTCGCGGCGTGATCGAGCAATATTTTCAGATCTCGCTTTACCTGCTGGTCGCCACCGGCTTCATCACCTTGACCACCACCGGGCGCCTCGATGCCTTTTCCCTGGTGGCGGTCTCGGCGGCTCTTTTGTTCCGCGGCTATCTCATGCTGCGCCACCGCACCCTGCTAATCTCGGAGCGCTGGACCTCCTACCTGACACTCTTCTACGTCGTCTTCTACGCCGCCGACGTCTTCCTGGTTTCCGGCAGCTTCGTCAACGCCACCGTCCATCTGGTGCTGTTTATCATGGTGGTGAAGCTTTTTTCCGTGCAGCGCCACCGCGACCAGGTTTATCTCGTCATCATTTCCTTCCTGGAAGTTCTGGCGGCCGCCGTGCTCACCGTCGACACCATCTTCTTCGGCGCTTTCTGCGTTTTCCTGCTGCTGGTGGTCGCCACCTTCATCAGCATGGAAATGAAGCGTTCCGCGGCGGCGGTGTCGAGCGCGCTGCCCGCGCCGCCATTGCCCAACGCACCCCGGCGCATGGCGCGAATCGTGTCCATTCTCGCGCTGCTGATGACTTTCGCCGTGGTCGTGGGCGCGGCAGGAATCTTCTTTGTTTTGCCGCGCCTCTCCGCCGGATATCTCAGCGCTTATGCTCCGCGCAATGAGTTCGTCAGCGGCTTCAGCGATCACGTGCAGTTGGGCGAGATCGGCCGCATCAAGCAGTCCGACAGCGTCGTCATGCACATTCAAATCGATGGCGACCGCGGCTCCTACGCCGACCTGAAGTGGCGCGGCGTCGCGCTTGGGCTGTTCGACGGCAAGGAGTGGACCAACCCCCAGTCTTCCCGGATGGAAGCCTTCGCCTCCAGCCCGCGCTACGACCCCGAGGTCCGCCTGACCGGCATGGGTCGTTACAATCTGTCGCGGACGCAGGTGAACGTTCGCAATCTGCCCCCGGACCGCGAAGACCTCCGCGCCTTCAAGCCGCTGTTCTACAAAATCCTGATGGAGCCCATTGGCACCAACGTCCTGTTCCTGGCGCCGGTGCCCGTCACCCTGCAGGCGCGGATGGCCGAAGTTGCGCTCGACGACGGCGGCGCTGTCTACAACATGGACCGCAACCGCATGACCGAGAGCTACAGCGCTACTTCCCTGATCGCGCAGCCGCGCCGGGAGCGCATGCGGAGCGCCAGCGGAACTGCTCCCCCCGACCTCGTCCTCAACTACTTGCAACTGCCGACGCGCGTGGACCCGCGGGTCGTCGAACTCTCGCGAAAGATCACCGAAAACTCGACCGGCGCCTACGACAAGGCGTCGGCGGTCGAAAATTACCTCCGCACCCACTACGGCTACAGCCTGCAAATGGCGACCACGCCGCCGGCTGACCCGCTGGTCTACTTCCTTTTCGAGCGCAAGGAAGGACACTGCGAGTACTTCGCCTCGGCCATGGCCATCATGCTGCGCACCGTCGGCATCCCCGCCCGGATCGTGAACGGCTTTCGTGGCGGCGAGTACAACGACCTCACCGGCAGCTACATTGTCCGTGCCCGCGACGCCCACTCCTGGGTGGAAGCCTACATTCCCGGTTATGCATGGGTGAGTTTCGATCCCACTCCCGCCGATCCCAAGCCGGCCGCCGGACAAATGCATCGCTTCCTGCTCTACCTCGACGCAGCCCGCGAATTCTGGCGCGAGTGGGTGATCAACTACGATTTCCTCCACCAGCGCACTCTGACCATCTCCGCCATGGCGCGCGGTCGCAGCGCCGGCGACCAGGCGCGCGGCTGGTTCCGCCGCTATTACCTGCAATTGCTTGCCCGTGCCAAACGCGTCCATGTTGAAGCGGAGCGCCGGCCCCGTACCTGGGTGATGACCGCGCTGCTGGCGATCATCCTGTGCGTGCTCCTGGTCAATGCCCGAAGCATTTGGCACGCCATGCGTCGTCACCGCGTAGCGCGCAACCCGATCAAGGCGCCGCAAGCGGCGGCCACCGTTTGGTACTCACGCATGACCCGCTCCCTCGCCGGCAAGGGCTTCCCCAAGCGACCCGCCCAGACGCCGCGCGAGTTCGTGGCCAGCATTGCCGATCCGCCGTTGCAGCGTTCTGTGGCCGACTTTACGCGCCATTACGAGCGCGCTCGCTTTGGCAAATCGCCCGAAGACGCCGCCCGATTACCCGAGTTGTACGCAGAAATCAAAAGCCAATAA
- a CDS encoding NAD(P)H-dependent glycerol-3-phosphate dehydrogenase, with protein MSDIAIIGAGAWGTALSIVLGRKGTHRVRLWAFEKEVRESILTHRSNDLFLPGAPIPDSVAPTNSFEEALRGAQIVVSVMPSHHCRGLFQKMAPHLTPDMLFVSATKGVENDSLERMSEVIAHVLRDGGRISNPSIGALSGPSFAREVARGDPTAITIASKDWQLAETVQREFSEPSFRVYTNDDVAGVELGGSLKNVIAIAAGVCDGLGLGFNTIAALITRGLAEITRVAVACGARADTMAGLAGIGDLVLTCTGGLSRNRTVGVELGKGRKLDEIIAGMHGMVAEGVLTTKAAVGLARKYSVEMPITEQIDALLHRGKSPRDAIHELMTRPGTSEVALHRV; from the coding sequence ATGTCCGACATCGCAATCATCGGCGCCGGCGCGTGGGGCACGGCGCTCTCTATCGTCCTCGGACGCAAGGGCACGCACCGCGTCCGCCTCTGGGCCTTCGAGAAAGAAGTCCGCGAGTCGATCCTCACTCACCGCAGCAACGATCTTTTCCTCCCCGGCGCACCAATTCCGGACTCCGTCGCGCCCACCAACAGCTTCGAGGAGGCCCTCCGTGGCGCTCAGATCGTGGTCAGCGTCATGCCCTCGCACCACTGCCGCGGGCTGTTCCAGAAAATGGCGCCGCACCTCACTCCCGACATGCTCTTCGTCAGCGCCACCAAGGGCGTTGAAAACGATTCCCTCGAGCGCATGAGCGAGGTCATCGCCCACGTGCTGCGCGACGGCGGGCGCATCTCCAACCCGAGCATCGGCGCGCTCAGTGGGCCGTCGTTCGCCAGGGAAGTCGCGCGCGGCGACCCCACCGCCATTACCATCGCCTCCAAAGACTGGCAGCTTGCCGAAACGGTGCAGCGCGAATTCAGCGAACCTTCTTTCCGCGTGTACACCAATGACGATGTCGCGGGCGTGGAACTTGGCGGCTCATTGAAGAACGTGATTGCCATCGCGGCCGGTGTCTGCGACGGCCTGGGGCTCGGCTTCAATACCATCGCGGCGTTGATCACGCGCGGCCTTGCCGAGATCACCCGCGTCGCCGTCGCTTGTGGCGCGCGCGCCGACACCATGGCCGGCCTGGCCGGCATCGGCGATCTCGTCCTCACCTGTACCGGAGGCCTCTCGCGCAACCGTACCGTCGGCGTCGAACTCGGCAAGGGACGCAAGCTCGACGAGATCATCGCCGGCATGCACGGCATGGTTGCCGAAGGCGTGCTGACGACCAAGGCCGCGGTTGGCCTGGCACGCAAGTACTCGGTCGAAATGCCGATCACCGAGCAGATCGACGCGCTGCTCCATCGCGGCAAGTCGCCCCGCGACGCAATCCACGAGCTGATGACGCGTCCCGGCACCAGCGAGGTCGCGCTCCACCGCGTCTGA
- the plsY gene encoding glycerol-3-phosphate 1-O-acyltransferase PlsY, producing the protein MSIYFIIAFIAYLLGSIPFGYILVRVFRGEDVRATGSGNIGATNVARKAPGLGIATLILDAAKGFAAVYMALAIAHSRLNHFFPGYIDSYDVSPIVLMSLAAVFAILGHVFPLWLKFKGGKGVATGVGAFIALAPKAVLIVLVIFIAVVAAFRYISLASIVAAAAFPIFAWLLYRYQASPPVFAAMVCASALIIAKHHQNIRRLLAGTEHRFALKKSN; encoded by the coding sequence ATGTCCATCTACTTCATCATCGCCTTCATTGCATACCTGCTGGGATCCATTCCCTTCGGCTACATCCTCGTCCGTGTGTTTCGCGGCGAGGACGTGCGCGCCACCGGCAGCGGTAACATCGGCGCCACCAACGTCGCGCGCAAAGCGCCTGGTCTGGGCATCGCCACGTTGATTCTCGATGCAGCCAAAGGTTTCGCTGCGGTTTACATGGCGCTGGCCATAGCGCATTCGCGCCTCAATCATTTTTTTCCTGGTTACATTGACTCATACGACGTGTCGCCGATCGTTCTGATGTCTCTCGCCGCCGTCTTCGCCATTCTCGGCCACGTCTTCCCTCTCTGGCTGAAATTCAAGGGCGGCAAGGGCGTCGCTACCGGCGTAGGCGCATTCATCGCGCTCGCGCCCAAGGCCGTCCTGATTGTGCTCGTGATCTTTATCGCCGTCGTCGCAGCGTTCCGATACATCTCGCTTGCTTCGATCGTCGCTGCCGCCGCATTTCCGATTTTCGCCTGGCTGCTGTACCGCTACCAGGCTTCACCGCCAGTTTTCGCCGCCATGGTGTGCGCTTCGGCGCTGATCATCGCCAAGCACCACCAGAACATCCGCCGCTTGCTGGCGGGCACTGAGCACCGCTTTGCACTGAAGAAAAGTAACTGA
- a CDS encoding competence/damage-inducible protein A gives MHHPPPTIYTFTVPAEIIAIGSELLTPHFQDTNSLYLTEKLNGLGVEVAFKTVVGDNREHLTQTARIALARADIIIFMGGLGPTEDDLTRECVAAALGRELRRDPELVHQLHERFAKLRRQMADNNEKQADVIDWAQVLPNPLGTAPGQWIDFEYEGAKRYIMLLPGPPHEIKPMFDEQCIPRLRERLPQQFIATRVLKIAMMGESDCDRRAAPIYQRFPDVQTTILAGAGDIQLRLTRRAESQEAAQARVDELAGLLEDELEDFVYSSRGESLEQIVGYYLQMRGATIAVAESCTGGLLGERITKISGSSRYFVGGAIVYDNEMKTLFANVPPALIAEHGAVSKEVAAALAEGIREECRSTIGVGITGVAGPTGGTEEKPVGLLYIAVADGKHTDVVERNVPGDRARIRWWASQQALDMVRRKLI, from the coding sequence GTGCACCATCCACCGCCAACCATTTACACTTTCACCGTGCCCGCCGAGATCATTGCCATCGGCTCTGAGCTGCTCACGCCGCATTTCCAGGACACGAATTCGCTTTACCTCACCGAAAAGCTGAATGGCCTCGGAGTCGAAGTCGCTTTCAAGACCGTAGTTGGCGATAACCGCGAGCACCTCACCCAGACAGCCAGGATCGCGCTCGCTCGCGCCGACATCATTATCTTTATGGGTGGCCTCGGCCCTACCGAGGATGACCTCACCCGCGAATGCGTCGCCGCCGCCCTGGGGCGCGAACTCCGCCGTGATCCCGAACTCGTCCACCAACTTCACGAGCGCTTTGCCAAGCTCCGCCGCCAGATGGCCGACAACAACGAGAAGCAGGCCGACGTCATCGATTGGGCCCAGGTCCTGCCTAACCCGCTCGGCACCGCTCCCGGCCAGTGGATTGACTTCGAATACGAAGGCGCCAAGCGCTACATCATGCTGCTGCCCGGCCCGCCGCATGAGATCAAGCCCATGTTCGACGAGCAGTGCATCCCGCGCCTGCGCGAGCGCCTGCCGCAACAGTTCATCGCCACCCGCGTGCTCAAAATCGCGATGATGGGCGAATCGGATTGCGACCGCCGCGCCGCTCCCATCTATCAACGCTTCCCTGACGTGCAGACCACCATCCTCGCCGGCGCCGGCGACATCCAGCTTCGCCTCACCCGGCGCGCAGAATCGCAAGAGGCCGCGCAGGCGCGCGTCGACGAGTTGGCGGGATTGCTGGAAGATGAACTCGAGGACTTCGTTTACTCCAGCCGCGGCGAATCGCTCGAGCAGATCGTCGGCTACTACCTGCAGATGCGCGGCGCCACCATCGCCGTCGCCGAGTCCTGTACCGGGGGCCTGCTCGGCGAGCGCATCACCAAGATCAGCGGCAGTTCGCGCTACTTCGTAGGCGGCGCCATCGTCTACGACAACGAGATGAAGACGCTGTTCGCCAACGTTCCGCCCGCGCTCATCGCCGAGCATGGCGCGGTGAGCAAGGAGGTCGCCGCTGCCTTGGCGGAAGGAATCCGCGAGGAATGCCGCTCCACCATCGGCGTTGGCATCACCGGCGTTGCCGGGCCCACCGGCGGCACCGAAGAAAAGCCCGTCGGACTGCTCTATATTGCCGTGGCCGACGGCAAGCATACCGACGTCGTCGAGCGCAACGTCCCCGGCGATCGCGCCCGCATCCGCTGGTGGGCCTCGCAACAGGCTTTGGACATGGTAAGAAGAAAACTGATCTGA
- a CDS encoding beta-ketoacyl-ACP synthase III, with amino-acid sequence MTNPIRAKITSLGTYVPPRVLSNQDLEKMVETSHEWIMQRVGIRERHIVEKGVATSDLALEAAKCALSKRGAKPEEVEAIIVGTVTPDMFFPATACLVQHRLGAKGAWGFDVSAACSAFVYALQTGAQFINTGAHRKVLVIGADVMSSIIDYSDRATCVIFGDGAGAVLLEPAANDEEGIIDFLHYVDGSGGCSLYMPGGGSLNPSSHETVDKKMHFVHQDGQAVFKYAVRNMADVCERLLQRNGVNAKDVDCFIPHQANMRIMTATADRLGLRPEAPIINIDRFGNTTAATIPLAMQTAIDDGKLKKGSLVLLASVGAGFTTGATLLRWAY; translated from the coding sequence TTGACCAATCCCATCCGGGCAAAGATCACCTCTCTCGGTACCTACGTCCCGCCGCGTGTCCTCAGCAATCAAGACCTGGAAAAGATGGTCGAGACGAGCCATGAATGGATCATGCAGCGGGTGGGAATCCGGGAGCGGCATATCGTCGAGAAAGGCGTCGCCACCAGCGATCTCGCGCTGGAAGCGGCCAAGTGCGCACTGTCAAAGCGCGGCGCCAAGCCGGAAGAGGTGGAAGCCATCATCGTGGGCACAGTGACGCCCGACATGTTTTTTCCGGCGACCGCGTGCCTGGTGCAGCACAGGCTGGGAGCCAAGGGCGCGTGGGGCTTTGACGTGTCAGCCGCCTGTTCCGCCTTCGTTTATGCACTCCAGACCGGGGCGCAGTTCATCAATACCGGCGCGCACAGGAAAGTGCTGGTGATCGGCGCGGACGTGATGTCGTCGATCATTGACTACAGCGATCGCGCCACCTGCGTGATCTTCGGCGACGGGGCGGGGGCGGTGCTGCTGGAGCCTGCCGCCAACGACGAAGAAGGCATCATCGATTTTCTGCATTACGTCGATGGCTCCGGCGGTTGCTCGCTCTACATGCCCGGAGGCGGCAGCCTGAATCCCTCGAGCCACGAGACGGTGGACAAGAAAATGCATTTCGTTCACCAGGACGGGCAGGCGGTGTTCAAGTACGCAGTGCGCAACATGGCGGACGTCTGCGAGCGCCTGCTGCAGCGGAACGGCGTCAATGCCAAGGACGTGGACTGCTTCATTCCGCACCAGGCGAACATGCGCATCATGACCGCGACCGCCGACCGGTTGGGGCTGCGGCCGGAAGCGCCGATTATCAACATCGACCGCTTCGGCAACACCACGGCGGCAACCATCCCGCTCGCCATGCAGACTGCAATCGACGACGGCAAATTGAAGAAGGGAAGCCTGGTGCTGCTGGCGTCGGTAGGCGCTGGATTTACGACCGGGGCGACGCTGTTGCGCTGGGCGTATTAG
- the thpR gene encoding RNA 2',3'-cyclic phosphodiesterase, with protein sequence MRIFIALDIDAAIRNKMSLYLDGVRGFAADARWVKPESFHVTLKFIGEQTPEQVEQIKRELATVRPQHFDIAFRGHGFFPNPRSPRVFWLGIEAGDQLPQLAKAVDEAVARAGVPRETTAYSPHLTLARSGSGRPKPQPGEPASPPLRRLGEKLHGKPAPDFGTMTAREFFLYESKLSPSGARYTKIARFPLG encoded by the coding sequence GTGCGCATCTTCATCGCTCTCGATATTGACGCTGCAATCCGCAACAAAATGTCCCTCTACCTCGACGGCGTCCGCGGCTTTGCCGCCGACGCGCGCTGGGTCAAGCCCGAGTCGTTTCATGTCACTCTGAAATTCATTGGCGAGCAGACTCCCGAGCAGGTGGAGCAGATCAAGCGTGAGCTGGCAACGGTGCGCCCGCAGCATTTCGACATCGCCTTCCGCGGCCACGGTTTTTTCCCCAACCCGCGCAGCCCGCGTGTCTTCTGGCTCGGCATCGAGGCAGGCGACCAGTTGCCGCAGCTTGCGAAGGCCGTCGACGAAGCCGTCGCCCGTGCCGGCGTGCCACGTGAGACCACCGCCTACAGCCCGCATTTGACCTTGGCACGTTCCGGCTCCGGCAGGCCCAAACCCCAGCCCGGAGAACCAGCCAGCCCACCGCTTCGTCGCCTGGGCGAGAAATTGCACGGCAAGCCCGCACCCGACTTCGGTACAATGACCGCTCGCGAATTCTTTCTGTACGAAAGCAAGCTGTCGCCCAGCGGCGCGCGTTATACAAAAATCGCCCGGTTCCCGCTGGGATAG
- the rimO gene encoding 30S ribosomal protein S12 methylthiotransferase RimO has protein sequence MPDLPVTLEKPTASGKNAATTRPQKVGFVSLGCPKNLVDSEVMMGMLAQAGAEITPRAEDADIIVVNTCSFIESAQQESVNTILEMARHKTSGRACKLVVAGCLVERFRNQIRKDIPDVDAVIGTGELPKILQAAGLSVGARAPSQASPFNILNTNGRAEGQAREQAGRFSRDGWDGAIADLPNYLYDETTPRILATPRASAYIKIAEGCDHPCSFCIIPQLRGKFRSRRFESVVAEAERLAQAGVREITLIGQDTTCYGEDFGLKDGLALLLEKLARIEDLHWVRFLYAYPNKITARLLETIAAHDKICSYMDVPLQHASAAALKRMKRGGGSELFLRSIEKMRRTIPDLTLRTSFIVGFPGETEREFDELCDFVRQAQFDWMGAFSYSDQEGASAYALGKKVPPVEIERRRRKLMQIQKSISRKSKKALLGRQFDLLIEGPSGETDLLWEGRTAMHAPEIDGKVFINDFADERELEPGTFHRCELTEAHDYDLVARIL, from the coding sequence ATGCCTGACCTTCCGGTCACCCTCGAAAAACCCACGGCTTCTGGGAAGAACGCGGCTACAACGCGCCCGCAGAAGGTCGGATTCGTGTCCCTCGGCTGCCCCAAGAACCTTGTCGACTCTGAGGTCATGATGGGCATGCTGGCGCAGGCCGGGGCGGAGATCACGCCGCGCGCCGAGGATGCCGACATCATCGTCGTCAACACCTGCTCCTTCATCGAGAGCGCACAGCAGGAGTCGGTGAACACCATCCTGGAAATGGCGCGCCACAAAACCAGCGGCCGCGCCTGCAAGCTGGTCGTTGCCGGATGCCTGGTCGAGCGCTTCCGCAACCAGATCCGGAAAGACATTCCGGACGTTGACGCCGTCATCGGCACCGGCGAGCTGCCGAAAATCTTGCAAGCCGCGGGACTCAGTGTTGGAGCGCGTGCGCCCTCGCAGGCGAGCCCATTCAACATCCTCAATACCAACGGCCGCGCCGAAGGTCAGGCACGCGAGCAGGCCGGGCGCTTTTCCCGCGACGGCTGGGACGGCGCCATTGCCGACCTGCCGAATTATCTCTACGACGAGACCACGCCGCGCATCCTTGCCACCCCGCGCGCCTCCGCCTACATCAAGATTGCCGAGGGCTGCGATCACCCTTGCTCGTTCTGCATCATCCCGCAATTGCGCGGCAAGTTCCGCTCGCGTCGTTTCGAGTCCGTGGTTGCCGAGGCCGAGCGCCTGGCACAAGCCGGTGTCCGCGAGATCACACTCATCGGCCAGGACACTACCTGCTACGGCGAGGACTTCGGTTTGAAGGACGGCCTGGCGCTGCTGCTGGAGAAACTCGCGCGCATCGAAGACCTGCACTGGGTGCGCTTCCTCTACGCCTACCCCAACAAGATCACCGCCCGTTTGCTGGAAACCATCGCCGCGCACGACAAAATCTGCTCCTACATGGATGTCCCGCTGCAGCACGCCTCCGCTGCGGCTCTCAAGCGCATGAAGCGCGGCGGCGGCTCCGAGCTTTTCCTGCGCTCCATCGAGAAAATGCGGCGCACCATTCCGGATCTGACCTTGCGCACCTCCTTCATCGTTGGCTTCCCCGGCGAGACCGAGCGCGAGTTCGACGAACTCTGCGACTTCGTGCGCCAGGCGCAGTTCGACTGGATGGGCGCTTTCTCCTATTCCGACCAGGAAGGCGCGTCAGCGTACGCCCTGGGCAAGAAAGTTCCTCCCGTTGAGATTGAGCGTCGCCGGCGCAAGCTGATGCAGATCCAGAAATCCATCAGCCGCAAGTCGAAGAAAGCTCTTCTCGGACGCCAGTTCGACCTCCTCATCGAGGGTCCCTCCGGCGAAACCGACCTGCTGTGGGAAGGCCGCACCGCCATGCACGCCCCCGAAATCGACGGCAAAGTCTTCATTAACGACTTTGCCGACGAGCGCGAACTCGAGCCGGGCACGTTCCACCGCTGTGAACTCACCGAAGCCCATGACTACGACCTGGTCGCGCGCATCCTCTGA
- the yacG gene encoding DNA gyrase inhibitor YacG, producing the protein MPRKRVRSLRCPTCRKLVLRDEPDFPFCSDRCRLIDLGKWASGGYVISTPINQGDQFGEADYTGHDRRMPKSGGTAQHDDRNRS; encoded by the coding sequence ATGCCTCGCAAGCGCGTTCGCAGCCTCCGTTGTCCCACCTGCCGCAAGCTGGTGCTGCGTGACGAACCCGACTTCCCTTTCTGCAGCGATCGTTGCCGCCTCATCGACCTGGGCAAGTGGGCCAGCGGCGGCTACGTGATTTCCACCCCCATCAATCAGGGCGACCAATTCGGCGAAGCGGATTACACTGGCCACGACCGGCGCATGCCGAAGTCCGGCGGCACTGCCCAGCACGATGACCGCAATCGCTCCTGA
- a CDS encoding phosphatidylglycerophosphatase A produces the protein MTAIAPDLSRKTAWAWLVATFFGIGRLKPGPGTWASIATVLLWRALAPFSGSLQVAAAIVAAAMVTLVGIPASTRVARESKLKDPAFVVIDEVAGQLIALAGAPLAWKTLLASLILFRVFDIVKPPPLRLLEKIPDGAGIMLDDVGAGLYALAVMQGLRHFGLLP, from the coding sequence ATGACCGCAATCGCTCCTGATCTCTCTCGAAAGACCGCGTGGGCATGGCTGGTCGCTACCTTCTTCGGCATCGGCCGCCTGAAACCCGGGCCCGGCACCTGGGCCTCGATCGCCACCGTTCTGCTCTGGCGCGCGCTGGCGCCGTTTTCCGGCTCATTGCAGGTTGCCGCGGCGATCGTTGCCGCCGCCATGGTCACGCTCGTCGGGATCCCGGCCTCCACCCGCGTCGCGCGCGAATCAAAGCTGAAGGACCCCGCTTTCGTCGTCATCGACGAAGTCGCCGGCCAGTTGATCGCCCTCGCCGGCGCTCCACTCGCTTGGAAAACTTTGTTGGCGAGCCTTATACTTTTTCGTGTCTTCGACATCGTGAAACCGCCGCCGCTGCGCCTTCTGGAGAAAATTCCGGACGGCGCCGGCATTATGCTCGACGATGTCGGCGCAGGCCTGTATGCGCTGGCGGTGATGCAAGGGCTGCGCCATTTCGGACTGCTGCCGTGA
- a CDS encoding VOC family protein — protein MSPAGTPERVAMRRVTGIGGIFIKAKDPKAMYAWYEKHLGMKKESAFQAVPFKWKEEETGHEGLTMWSLFEQASKYFDPSHSTVMINYRVADMDALLKAFESEGIKVLGRQDESYGRFAWIMDPEGNKIELWEAPKSGS, from the coding sequence ATGAGCCCAGCAGGAACGCCGGAACGAGTTGCCATGCGTCGCGTTACAGGTATTGGCGGCATCTTCATCAAGGCAAAGGATCCCAAGGCAATGTACGCGTGGTACGAAAAGCACCTGGGCATGAAAAAGGAATCGGCTTTTCAAGCCGTGCCCTTCAAGTGGAAAGAGGAAGAAACCGGCCACGAGGGACTGACCATGTGGTCGTTGTTCGAGCAGGCCAGCAAGTATTTCGACCCCAGTCACTCGACGGTGATGATCAACTACCGGGTTGCGGATATGGACGCGCTCCTGAAGGCGTTCGAGTCGGAAGGCATCAAAGTACTCGGCCGGCAGGACGAGTCGTACGGCCGCTTCGCGTGGATCATGGACCCGGAGGGGAATAAGATCGAACTCTGGGAAGCGCCGAAGAGCGGGAGTTAG
- a CDS encoding IPT/TIG domain-containing protein — translation MGISDRLLGKKNVNGKPRIDSVEPAAALPGGEIRIIGSGLRPHELRRPKVQFGDLEGAVVISSDQFLVARVPDGAHSGPVTVDANGHASNPHDLRVAVNIAENLHPVSNPALDLEGNIYVTFSGSRGQKVPVAIYKIDTNYNVKPFLAEMMNATAIAFDREGQMYVTSRYDGAVYRVAPNGTMSAYAEGMGVATGLAFDREQNLYVGDRSGTIFKISRDRQIFVFATLEPSVSAYHLAFSPNGNLYVTGPTVSSFDAVHEIDPHGSVSLFYRGLGRPQGLAFDVDGNLYVAASLRGKRGVVRVTPDKKASLVVAGQNLVGLAFAPGRAAVLATTNAVHHLSWDIQGHPLLPVEETRF, via the coding sequence ATGGGAATTTCTGACCGCTTGCTGGGCAAGAAGAACGTCAACGGAAAACCGCGGATCGATTCCGTGGAGCCGGCTGCTGCCCTGCCCGGCGGCGAAATCCGCATCATCGGCAGCGGCCTGCGCCCGCACGAACTGCGTCGTCCCAAGGTTCAGTTCGGCGATCTCGAGGGCGCCGTCGTCATCAGCTCCGACCAGTTTCTCGTTGCCCGCGTTCCTGACGGCGCTCACTCCGGCCCGGTCACGGTTGACGCCAACGGCCACGCCAGCAATCCTCACGACCTTCGCGTTGCCGTCAATATCGCCGAAAACCTGCACCCAGTCAGCAATCCCGCCCTCGATCTCGAAGGCAATATCTACGTCACTTTTTCCGGCTCCCGCGGGCAAAAGGTCCCGGTCGCGATCTACAAGATTGACACCAACTACAACGTTAAGCCCTTCCTCGCCGAGATGATGAACGCCACCGCCATCGCTTTCGACCGCGAGGGCCAGATGTACGTTACCTCCCGCTACGACGGCGCCGTCTACCGCGTGGCCCCCAACGGCACCATGTCCGCCTACGCCGAAGGCATGGGCGTAGCCACCGGCCTTGCCTTCGACCGCGAGCAGAACCTCTACGTCGGCGACCGCAGCGGCACCATCTTCAAAATTTCACGCGACCGCCAGATCTTTGTCTTCGCCACCCTGGAGCCGAGCGTCTCCGCTTACCACCTCGCCTTCAGCCCCAACGGCAATCTCTATGTCACCGGGCCGACCGTCTCCAGCTTCGATGCCGTTCACGAAATCGATCCCCACGGCAGCGTGTCGCTCTTCTACCGCGGTCTCGGCCGGCCGCAAGGACTGGCTTTCGACGTGGACGGAAACCTCTACGTCGCCGCATCGCTACGCGGCAAGCGCGGCGTAGTGCGCGTTACGCCTGACAAGAAAGCCTCGCTCGTTGTCGCCGGACAAAACCTGGTCGGCCTGGCCTTCGCTCCCGGGCGCGCCGCCGTTCTCGCCACCACCAACGCCGTCCATCATCTCTCTTGGGACATCCAGGGACATCCCCTCCTCCCGGTTGAAGAAACGAGGTTCTAG